One Rosa chinensis cultivar Old Blush chromosome 3, RchiOBHm-V2, whole genome shotgun sequence DNA window includes the following coding sequences:
- the LOC112191860 gene encoding putative disease resistance protein RGA3 isoform X1: MAEFLTFAAQEMLIKVASLAAQQFSLVLGFHGELTKMSESLKMLEAVLRDAENPRQDQGEAVKLWLEKLEDIAHHADDVLDDYGYELLRRKVELRNQMKKKVLNFFSLSNPILFRLKMAHKIKKINTSLDDLRKDASGLGFIARRPLAATSFYDGRIYRETYSDFKKDENNIIGRKDVVEDIVKALTNSNNNQKNDLSVLAIVGMGGLGKTTLAKSVYHGKIDQHFQEKMWVCVSTPFEVDSILRRILECLKPEHAAVQAIDAICRILKKELKEKRYLLVLDDVWNEDAQKWEELISCLVNVNDTQGSSILVTTRSDKVAKMVETLPRCDLEKLSDDECWLILKDRAIPVGSAPIVEDQEKIGREIAKKCGGVPLVAKVLGNMMRSKKCDEWQSIVESGIWNLPEEENRILAILKLSFDELKFPSLKQCFAYCSMFIKDFEFEKDDLIQHWMAQGWLHPSPNQDNLEMEDTGNEYFNILLQNSFFQDVKRDSFGNIAYCKMHDLVHDLAERVSKSKYLRSLFSNGVVLDNNSPGFKALRVLNLYKADIQELPDSIGKLKHLRYLNVMKTKIRAFPKSLGQLYNLQTFKMPHLLEEFPKEIANLINLRHVYFDKHVKVPAGVLGRLTNLRSLPFVKMGKETGTLIGELGGLNHLKGTVSFYNLEHVRDKEEAEKAYLVEKKHLRKLFFRWTPGRPSNSADSDEVVLEVLRPHSNLEFLEIHGFMGVKLPSWILSTNLKEIELEGCNKCEEVPALGQLPNLVHVKMKTMENLKCLGYEFYGYDHESDDTKVLFRALKTLYIQEVRSLIEWMEVPTGRVTVFPCLKELALKGCDQLRSAPSHFPCLKKLVIKGMNSGGSPIASILSNKLTTLTSLKIRNVRGLACLPGRLLENNQNLSCMLIDDCEEFTCIAPPQSQGFEYCCASLQELTIRGCPKLRCLPDYGLSLEKLEIINCSSLESIPIIPEHGGLPSLRELRILACPELSSLPDGLQYCTSLQILLIRSCPKITSIPIPSEGLPSLDWLSLSECPELASLPSGLGCCTSLVTLVVATCPKLTSIPICGFTSLRLLYVSNLESLPGLHGGFTSLRRLGIYGCQGTQIDLQFCASLEGLGISDCPNLETVRSLDKLTSLRELRITDCSRLTCLPSGLAMASPHVFTRLKYLTLGPFWNELDYDFQVLPQLEELSIYGWPKLKSLPEQTQHLTSLTTLWISDFEGLEAIPEWLGNLASLQFLRIKNCKNLVYLPSVQAMHRLTKLDRIRIDNCPLLSERCREESGLEWHKISHIPDISGASTI; this comes from the exons ATGGCTGAATTTCTTACTTTTGCTGCCCAGGAAATGCTGATCAAAGTGGCTTCACTTGCTGCTCAACAGTTCAGTCTTGTATTGGGTTTTCATGGTGAACTAACGAAGATGAGTGAGTCGCTGAAAATGCTTGAAGCTGTGCTACGAGATGCTGAAAATCCGCGACAAGATCAGGGCGAGGCTGTGAAGCTCTGGTTGGAGAAGCTTGAAGACATAGCTCATCATGCCGATGACGTGCTGGATGACTATGGATATGAGCTTCTTCGACGTAAGGTGGAACTGCGAAACCAAATGAAGAAAAAGGTGCTAAACTTTTTTTCCCTCTCCAATCCCATCCTTTTTCGTCTTAAAATGGCACATAAAATTAAGAAGATCAACACATCTCTGGATGATCTGAGAAAAGATGCAAGTGGTTTGGGGTTTATTGCTAGGCGTCCCTTAGCGGCAACAAGCTTCTATGATGGAAGAATCTATAGGGAAACCTACTCTGACTTCAAAAAAGATGAAAACAATATCATTGGAAGGAAAGATGTTGTGGAAGATATAGTGAAAGCCTTGACCAACTCAAACAACAATCAGAAAAATGATCTTTCAGTTCTAGCCATCGTGGGTATGGGGGGACTTGGGAAGACCACTTTGGCTAAATCTGTATATCATGGTAAGATTGATCAACACTTTCAAGAAAAGATGTGGGTGTGTGTGTCTACCCCTTTTGAAGTCGACTCGATTTTAAGGAGGATCTTGGAGTGTCTTAAGCCTGAACATGCTGCAGTGCAAGCTATAGATGCAATATGTAGAATCCTCAAAAAGGAGTTGAAAGAGAAAAGGTATCTTCTTGTGCTTGATGATGTTTGGAACGAAGATGCTCAAAAATGGGAAGAATTGATCAGTTGTTTGGTAAACGTCAATGATACCCAAGGAAGTAGCATCCTTGTCACTACCCGTAGCGATAAAGTTGCAAAAATGGTGGAGACCCTTCCTAGGTGTGATTTAGAAAAACTATCAGATGATGAATGTTGGCTCATATTGAAAGACAGAGCAATTCCAGTTGGGAGTGCTCCTATAgttgaagatcaagagaaaatTGGAAGAGAGATTGCTAAAAAGTGTGGAGGTGTACCATTAGTAGCAAAG GTGTTGGGAAATATGATGCGCTCTAAAAAGTGTGATGAATGGCAATCAATTGTGGAAAGTGGTATATGGAATTTACCAGAGGAAGAAAATAGAATATTGGCGATCTTGAAATTGAGTTTTGATGAATTGAAATTTCCATCATTGAAACAATGTTTTGCATACTGCTCCATGTTCATcaaagattttgaatttgaaaaggACGACTTGATCCAACATTGGATGGCTCAAGGATGGCTTCACCCTTCTCCTAACCAAGATAATCTAGAGATGGAGGATACAGGTAATGAATATTTTAATATTCTATTACAAAACTCATTTTTTCAAGATGTGAAAAGGGACTCCTTTGGTAATATAGCCTATTGTAAGATGCATGATCTTGTTCATGATCTTGCTGAACGTGTTTCAAAGTCGAAGTACTTGCGCTCATTATTTTCAAATGGAGTAGTCCTTGACAACAACTCACCCGGATTTAAAGCTTtacgtgttttaaatttatacAAGGCAGACATTCAGGAGCTGCCAGATTCAATTGGAAAGTTGAAACACTTGAGGTATCTGAATGtcatgaaaacaaaaataagagcTTTTCCAAAATCTTTGGGACAACTTTATAACCTTCAGACATTTAAAATGCCTCATCTCCTAGAAGAGTTCCCAAAGGAAATTGCAAATTTGATCAACTTGAGACATGTTTATTTTGATAAACATGTAAAAGTTCCAGCTGGGGTGTTAGGAAGATTGACTAATCTCCGATCATTACCTTTTGTAAAGATGGGTAAGGAGACTGGTACTCTTATCGGGGAATTAGGTGGCTTAAACCATCTGAAAGGTACCGTATCTTTTTATAATCTGGAACATGTAAGAGATAAAGAAGAAGCAGAGAAGGCATATTTAGTGGAGAAGAAACATCTACGCAAGTTATTCTTTAGATGGACGCCTGGTAGACCAAGCAACAGTGCTGACAGTGACGAAGTTGTACTTGAAGTCCTGCGGCCACATTCTAATCTGGAATTTTTGGAGATTCATGGCTTCATGGGTGTGAAATTGCCATCATGGATACTATCCACCAACTTAAAAGAGATTGAATTAGAGGGATGCAACAAATGCGAAGAAGTCCCAGCACTTGGTCAGCTGCCCAATCTTGTACATGTGAAGATGAAAACCATGGAGAATCTGAAGTGTTTGGGATATGAGTTTTATGGTTATGATCACGAATCTGATGATACAAAGGTTTTGTTTCGTGCATTGAAAACATTATATATTCAGGAGGTGAGAAGCCTAATTGAATGGATGGAAGTGCCAACAGGAAGAGTGACGGTGTTTCCTTGCCTGAAGGAGTTGGCCCTGAAAGGTTGCGACCAACTGAGAAGTGCTCCCAGTCATTTTCCATGTCTGAAAAAGTTGGTGATTAAAGGCATGAATAGCGGAGGCAGTCCAATAGCAAGTATTCTAAGCAATAAACTGACCACTCTCACTTCTCTCAAGATTCGCAATGTGAGGGGACTTGCCTGTCTGCCAGGAAGGTTGTTAGAAAACAACCAGAATCTTTCATGTATGCTGATAGATGATTGTGAGGAGTTTACTTGTATTGCTCCTCCCCAATCACAAGGGTTTGAGTACTGCTGCGCGTCTCTTCAGGAACTGACAATTAGGGGGTGTCCTAAGCTGAGGTGTTTACCTGATTATGGGCTCTCTCTTGAGAAGTTGGAGATAATAAATTGCTCCAGTCTAGAGTCCATCCCTATCATCCCTGAGCACGGTGGTCTCCCATCTCTACGCGAATTGCGGATCCTAGCATGTCCTGAGTTATCCAGTCTACCTGATGGGCTCCAATACTGCACATCTCTTCAAATTTTGCTAATACGGAGCTGCCCAAAGATAACGTCCATTCCAATTCCATCTGAGGGCCTCCCATCCCTTGATTGGCTGTCTCTTTCGGAGTGTCCTGAATTAGCAAGCCTACCGAGTGGACTAGGCTGCTGCACCTCTCTTGTTACTTTGGTGGTAGCAACGTGCCCTAAGCTAACATCCATTCCAATTTGCGGCTTCACATCCCTCCGACTCTTGTATGTAAGTAATCTAGAGTCTCTTCCAGGTTTACACGGCGGCTTCACATCCCTCCGTCGATTGGGAATCTATGGATGTCAAGGTACACAAATTGATCTGCAATTTTGTGCCTCTCTTGAGGGGTTGGGCATATCAGACTGTCCAAATCTAGAGACTGTTCGAAGTTTAGACAAGCTCACATCCCTCCGTGAGTTGAGGATTACTGATTGTTCCCGATTGACATGTCTACCCAGTGGGTTAGCAATGGCATCCCCACACGTATTCACCCGTCTCAAGTACTTGACACTTGGTCCGTTTTGGAATGAGCTGGATTATGATTTTCAGGTTCTACCACAACTTGAAGAATTAAGTATCTACGGGTGGCCGAAGCTCAAGTCTCTGCCTGAACAAACTCAACACTTGACGTCTTTGACCACATTGTGGATAAGTGACTTTGAGGGATTGGAGGCTATTCCAGAATGGTTGGGAAACCTTGCATCTCTTCAATTCTTAAGAATTAAGAATTGCAAGAATCTGGTGTATCTACCTTCCGTCCAAGCTATGCACCGCCTCACCAAATTAGATCGGATACGGATCGACAATTGTCCCCTTTTGAGCGAAAGATGCAGAGAGGAGAGCGGCCTTGAGTGGCATAAGATTTCTCATATTCCAGACATCAGTG GAGCATCTACAATTTGA
- the LOC112191860 gene encoding putative disease resistance protein RGA3 isoform X2 yields MAEFLTFAAQEMLIKVASLAAQQFSLVLGFHGELTKMSESLKMLEAVLRDAENPRQDQGEAVKLWLEKLEDIAHHADDVLDDYGYELLRRKVELRNQMKKKVLNFFSLSNPILFRLKMAHKIKKINTSLDDLRKDASGLGFIARRPLAATSFYDGRIYRETYSDFKKDENNIIGRKDVVEDIVKALTNSNNNQKNDLSVLAIVGMGGLGKTTLAKSVYHGKIDQHFQEKMWVCVSTPFEVDSILRRILECLKPEHAAVQAIDAICRILKKELKEKRYLLVLDDVWNEDAQKWEELISCLVNVNDTQGSSILVTTRSDKVAKMVETLPRCDLEKLSDDECWLILKDRAIPVGSAPIVEDQEKIGREIAKKCGGVPLVAKVLGNMMRSKKCDEWQSIVESGIWNLPEEENRILAILKLSFDELKFPSLKQCFAYCSMFIKDFEFEKDDLIQHWMAQGWLHPSPNQDNLEMEDTGNEYFNILLQNSFFQDVKRDSFGNIAYCKMHDLVHDLAERVSKSKYLRSLFSNGVVLDNNSPGFKALRVLNLYKADIQELPDSIGKLKHLRYLNVMKTKIRAFPKSLGQLYNLQTFKMPHLLEEFPKEIANLINLRHVYFDKHVKVPAGVLGRLTNLRSLPFVKMGKETGTLIGELGGLNHLKGTVSFYNLEHVRDKEEAEKAYLVEKKHLRKLFFRWTPGRPSNSADSDEVVLEVLRPHSNLEFLEIHGFMGVKLPSWILSTNLKEIELEGCNKCEEVPALGQLPNLVHVKMKTMENLKCLGYEFYGYDHESDDTKVLFRALKTLYIQEVRSLIEWMEVPTGRVTVFPCLKELALKGCDQLRSAPSHFPCLKKLVIKGMNSGGSPIASILSNKLTTLTSLKIRNVRGLACLPGRLLENNQNLSCMLIDDCEEFTCIAPPQSQGFEYCCASLQELTIRGCPKLRCLPDYGLSLEKLEIINCSSLESIPIIPEHGGLPSLRELRILACPELSSLPDGLQYCTSLQILLIRSCPKITSIPIPSEGLPSLDWLSLSECPELASLPSGLGCCTSLVTLVVATCPKLTSIPICGFTSLRLLYVSNLESLPGLHGGFTSLRRLGIYGCQGTQIDLQFCASLEGLGISDCPNLETVRSLDKLTSLRELRITDCSRLTCLPSGLAMASPHVFTRLKYLTLGPFWNELDYDFQVLPQLEELSIYGWPKLKSLPEQTQHLTSLTTLWISDFEGLEAIPEWLGNLASLQFLRIKNCKNLVYLPSVQAMHRLTKLDRIRIDNCPLLSERCREESGLEWHKISHIPDISVH; encoded by the exons ATGGCTGAATTTCTTACTTTTGCTGCCCAGGAAATGCTGATCAAAGTGGCTTCACTTGCTGCTCAACAGTTCAGTCTTGTATTGGGTTTTCATGGTGAACTAACGAAGATGAGTGAGTCGCTGAAAATGCTTGAAGCTGTGCTACGAGATGCTGAAAATCCGCGACAAGATCAGGGCGAGGCTGTGAAGCTCTGGTTGGAGAAGCTTGAAGACATAGCTCATCATGCCGATGACGTGCTGGATGACTATGGATATGAGCTTCTTCGACGTAAGGTGGAACTGCGAAACCAAATGAAGAAAAAGGTGCTAAACTTTTTTTCCCTCTCCAATCCCATCCTTTTTCGTCTTAAAATGGCACATAAAATTAAGAAGATCAACACATCTCTGGATGATCTGAGAAAAGATGCAAGTGGTTTGGGGTTTATTGCTAGGCGTCCCTTAGCGGCAACAAGCTTCTATGATGGAAGAATCTATAGGGAAACCTACTCTGACTTCAAAAAAGATGAAAACAATATCATTGGAAGGAAAGATGTTGTGGAAGATATAGTGAAAGCCTTGACCAACTCAAACAACAATCAGAAAAATGATCTTTCAGTTCTAGCCATCGTGGGTATGGGGGGACTTGGGAAGACCACTTTGGCTAAATCTGTATATCATGGTAAGATTGATCAACACTTTCAAGAAAAGATGTGGGTGTGTGTGTCTACCCCTTTTGAAGTCGACTCGATTTTAAGGAGGATCTTGGAGTGTCTTAAGCCTGAACATGCTGCAGTGCAAGCTATAGATGCAATATGTAGAATCCTCAAAAAGGAGTTGAAAGAGAAAAGGTATCTTCTTGTGCTTGATGATGTTTGGAACGAAGATGCTCAAAAATGGGAAGAATTGATCAGTTGTTTGGTAAACGTCAATGATACCCAAGGAAGTAGCATCCTTGTCACTACCCGTAGCGATAAAGTTGCAAAAATGGTGGAGACCCTTCCTAGGTGTGATTTAGAAAAACTATCAGATGATGAATGTTGGCTCATATTGAAAGACAGAGCAATTCCAGTTGGGAGTGCTCCTATAgttgaagatcaagagaaaatTGGAAGAGAGATTGCTAAAAAGTGTGGAGGTGTACCATTAGTAGCAAAG GTGTTGGGAAATATGATGCGCTCTAAAAAGTGTGATGAATGGCAATCAATTGTGGAAAGTGGTATATGGAATTTACCAGAGGAAGAAAATAGAATATTGGCGATCTTGAAATTGAGTTTTGATGAATTGAAATTTCCATCATTGAAACAATGTTTTGCATACTGCTCCATGTTCATcaaagattttgaatttgaaaaggACGACTTGATCCAACATTGGATGGCTCAAGGATGGCTTCACCCTTCTCCTAACCAAGATAATCTAGAGATGGAGGATACAGGTAATGAATATTTTAATATTCTATTACAAAACTCATTTTTTCAAGATGTGAAAAGGGACTCCTTTGGTAATATAGCCTATTGTAAGATGCATGATCTTGTTCATGATCTTGCTGAACGTGTTTCAAAGTCGAAGTACTTGCGCTCATTATTTTCAAATGGAGTAGTCCTTGACAACAACTCACCCGGATTTAAAGCTTtacgtgttttaaatttatacAAGGCAGACATTCAGGAGCTGCCAGATTCAATTGGAAAGTTGAAACACTTGAGGTATCTGAATGtcatgaaaacaaaaataagagcTTTTCCAAAATCTTTGGGACAACTTTATAACCTTCAGACATTTAAAATGCCTCATCTCCTAGAAGAGTTCCCAAAGGAAATTGCAAATTTGATCAACTTGAGACATGTTTATTTTGATAAACATGTAAAAGTTCCAGCTGGGGTGTTAGGAAGATTGACTAATCTCCGATCATTACCTTTTGTAAAGATGGGTAAGGAGACTGGTACTCTTATCGGGGAATTAGGTGGCTTAAACCATCTGAAAGGTACCGTATCTTTTTATAATCTGGAACATGTAAGAGATAAAGAAGAAGCAGAGAAGGCATATTTAGTGGAGAAGAAACATCTACGCAAGTTATTCTTTAGATGGACGCCTGGTAGACCAAGCAACAGTGCTGACAGTGACGAAGTTGTACTTGAAGTCCTGCGGCCACATTCTAATCTGGAATTTTTGGAGATTCATGGCTTCATGGGTGTGAAATTGCCATCATGGATACTATCCACCAACTTAAAAGAGATTGAATTAGAGGGATGCAACAAATGCGAAGAAGTCCCAGCACTTGGTCAGCTGCCCAATCTTGTACATGTGAAGATGAAAACCATGGAGAATCTGAAGTGTTTGGGATATGAGTTTTATGGTTATGATCACGAATCTGATGATACAAAGGTTTTGTTTCGTGCATTGAAAACATTATATATTCAGGAGGTGAGAAGCCTAATTGAATGGATGGAAGTGCCAACAGGAAGAGTGACGGTGTTTCCTTGCCTGAAGGAGTTGGCCCTGAAAGGTTGCGACCAACTGAGAAGTGCTCCCAGTCATTTTCCATGTCTGAAAAAGTTGGTGATTAAAGGCATGAATAGCGGAGGCAGTCCAATAGCAAGTATTCTAAGCAATAAACTGACCACTCTCACTTCTCTCAAGATTCGCAATGTGAGGGGACTTGCCTGTCTGCCAGGAAGGTTGTTAGAAAACAACCAGAATCTTTCATGTATGCTGATAGATGATTGTGAGGAGTTTACTTGTATTGCTCCTCCCCAATCACAAGGGTTTGAGTACTGCTGCGCGTCTCTTCAGGAACTGACAATTAGGGGGTGTCCTAAGCTGAGGTGTTTACCTGATTATGGGCTCTCTCTTGAGAAGTTGGAGATAATAAATTGCTCCAGTCTAGAGTCCATCCCTATCATCCCTGAGCACGGTGGTCTCCCATCTCTACGCGAATTGCGGATCCTAGCATGTCCTGAGTTATCCAGTCTACCTGATGGGCTCCAATACTGCACATCTCTTCAAATTTTGCTAATACGGAGCTGCCCAAAGATAACGTCCATTCCAATTCCATCTGAGGGCCTCCCATCCCTTGATTGGCTGTCTCTTTCGGAGTGTCCTGAATTAGCAAGCCTACCGAGTGGACTAGGCTGCTGCACCTCTCTTGTTACTTTGGTGGTAGCAACGTGCCCTAAGCTAACATCCATTCCAATTTGCGGCTTCACATCCCTCCGACTCTTGTATGTAAGTAATCTAGAGTCTCTTCCAGGTTTACACGGCGGCTTCACATCCCTCCGTCGATTGGGAATCTATGGATGTCAAGGTACACAAATTGATCTGCAATTTTGTGCCTCTCTTGAGGGGTTGGGCATATCAGACTGTCCAAATCTAGAGACTGTTCGAAGTTTAGACAAGCTCACATCCCTCCGTGAGTTGAGGATTACTGATTGTTCCCGATTGACATGTCTACCCAGTGGGTTAGCAATGGCATCCCCACACGTATTCACCCGTCTCAAGTACTTGACACTTGGTCCGTTTTGGAATGAGCTGGATTATGATTTTCAGGTTCTACCACAACTTGAAGAATTAAGTATCTACGGGTGGCCGAAGCTCAAGTCTCTGCCTGAACAAACTCAACACTTGACGTCTTTGACCACATTGTGGATAAGTGACTTTGAGGGATTGGAGGCTATTCCAGAATGGTTGGGAAACCTTGCATCTCTTCAATTCTTAAGAATTAAGAATTGCAAGAATCTGGTGTATCTACCTTCCGTCCAAGCTATGCACCGCCTCACCAAATTAGATCGGATACGGATCGACAATTGTCCCCTTTTGAGCGAAAGATGCAGAGAGGAGAGCGGCCTTGAGTGGCATAAGATTTCTCATATTCCAGACATCAGTG ttcATTGA